GTCGCAGCCTTGTCATGCTCGTCTGCCTGTCGCTGGCGGCCGTCGCCGAAGGCATCGGCGTCTCGAGCATGTTCCCTCTTCTCGGGGTCGTCAGCGGCTCCGGAAGCGGCGGATCCCGCCCGGAGATTGCGCTGCGCCATGCGCTGGCCAACGTCGGCCTCGAGCCGACCATCGAGGTCCTGCTCGGGGTCATCGTTGCGGGCACGCTGACCAAGGCTGCGCTGACCCTGGTCGCCCAGCGCCAGATCGGATTCACCGTTGCGCACGTCGCAACCGATCTTCGCCTCGCGCTGCTGCGCGGGGTGCTTTCGGCGCGCTGGCTCTACTACGTGCGGCAGCCGATCGGCGCGCTCGCCAACTCCTTCGCAACCGAAGCCATGCGCGCTGCCGAAGCCTATCTTTTCGGCGCGACGATGATCTCGCAGATCATCGAAACGGCCATCTACGTGACGATTGCCGCAATGGTCTCGTGGCGTACGGCGCTTGCGGCTGCGGTCGTCGGGGCGTTTTCGATCGGTGCGCTCAGCGGGCTCGTGCGCCGATCCAAGCGGTTCGGCCAGAAGCAGACGCGCATCATGCGCGGCGTGCTCGGGCAGATGACCGACGTGCTCTACTCGGTCAAGCCGCTCAAGGCGATGGGGCGCGAGCCGCTGATCGCACCGCTGCTCGAGAACGAAACCGAAAGGCTCAACAGGATCCAGCGCCGCCAGGTGATCAGCAAGGAGGCCGTGCGCGCGCTTCAGGAGCCGGTCGTCATCCTGTCGCTCGTCGTCGGACTCTATCTCGCGATGAAATCGTGGAAGCTCGCTTTCGACGAGCTCCTCGTGCTGGCCATGCTGTTCTCGCGCGCGCTGTACGCGCTCAACAAAGTCCAGAAGTCGTACCAGCAGATGGTCGCGAGCGAGAGTGCGTTCTGGGCGCTGCAGGCGACGATCGACGAATCCACGCACCAGGCCGAGATCACCACCGGGCGCCTCGCCCCGACCTTCGACCGCACGATCTCGCTTCGCGGCGTCGACTTCTCGTACGGCGATCGTCCGATCCTCAATAACGTGTCGCTGACGATCCCGGCCGGCGAAGTGGTCGCCGTGGTCGGCCCTTCCGGCGCCGGCAAGACGACGATCGCCGATCTCATGCTCGGGCTCGTGCGCCCGCAGCGCGGCGAGGTGTACCTCGACGAAACCCCGCTCGCCGAGGTCGATCTGGCGGCGTGGCGGCACATGGTCGGATACGTGCCGCAGGAAATGCTGCTGCTGCACGAAGACGTGATGCTCAACGTCACGCTCGGCGATCCGAAGCTGAGCCGCGAGGATGCCGAAGAAGCGCTGCGCGCCGCCGGCGCGTGGGATTTCGTCTGCGAGCTGCCGCAGGGCATGGAAACTCCGCTTGGCGAGCGCGGCGCCCGGCTTTCGGGAGGCCAGCGCCAGCGCATCGCGATCGCCCGCGCGCTCGTCAATCGCCCGCGACTGCTGGTTCTCGACGAAGCCACCGCGTCGCTCGACCCGCAGAGCGAAGCCGGCATCTACGCAACCGTGCGTTCGCTGCGCGGCAAGACCGCGATCCTCGCGATCTCGCATCAACCGGGACTGCTCGAGGTTGCCGACCACGTGCATCGCCTGACCGACGGCGAGCTGGTGCGGATGACGTCGGACCCCGCGGCCGGCGACCAGGCGCACGCGCGCGCGATCTGACATTCGGTGCAAAACACGCCGCGAGCGGTGCCCTGAGGCGCCGCTCGCGGCAATTGCATCTTCACTCGCCCGACTGGAGCTCTTCGAGAATCCGTCCGAGCAGCGGGGCGCCATCTGCAACGGCGGATCCGTCGCTATCGACCGACCCGATCAGTGCGGGTCCCGTTGAGACGAACGCATACGTGAACACGTCCCCCTGAAGCTCGAGCCGAAGCGTCCTTCCGGAGTTCTGTATGCTGCCGTCGTCATCGACCGGCGCGCAACCGAGACCGTCG
This sequence is a window from Candidatus Limnocylindrales bacterium. Protein-coding genes within it:
- a CDS encoding ABC transporter ATP-binding protein; its protein translation is MLVCLSLAAVAEGIGVSSMFPLLGVVSGSGSGGSRPEIALRHALANVGLEPTIEVLLGVIVAGTLTKAALTLVAQRQIGFTVAHVATDLRLALLRGVLSARWLYYVRQPIGALANSFATEAMRAAEAYLFGATMISQIIETAIYVTIAAMVSWRTALAAAVVGAFSIGALSGLVRRSKRFGQKQTRIMRGVLGQMTDVLYSVKPLKAMGREPLIAPLLENETERLNRIQRRQVISKEAVRALQEPVVILSLVVGLYLAMKSWKLAFDELLVLAMLFSRALYALNKVQKSYQQMVASESAFWALQATIDESTHQAEITTGRLAPTFDRTISLRGVDFSYGDRPILNNVSLTIPAGEVVAVVGPSGAGKTTIADLMLGLVRPQRGEVYLDETPLAEVDLAAWRHMVGYVPQEMLLLHEDVMLNVTLGDPKLSREDAEEALRAAGAWDFVCELPQGMETPLGERGARLSGGQRQRIAIARALVNRPRLLVLDEATASLDPQSEAGIYATVRSLRGKTAILAISHQPGLLEVADHVHRLTDGELVRMTSDPAAGDQAHARAI